In the Haloferula helveola genome, one interval contains:
- the recF gene encoding DNA replication/repair protein RecF (All proteins in this family for which functions are known are DNA-binding proteins that assist the filamentation of RecA onto DNA for the initiation of recombination or recombinational repair.): protein MLRSLRVVDFRCFPGLGLEVPDSGAVFTGRNAQGKTSVLEAVCLLVRLQSPRTSRMATLARVGGAGGFGVAGEAWGAERRVDWAPRRPMGYRSDGEERSTQGAYLEDGGLLVWMGNEDLDLVRGGGELRRRYLDFIGMQVEPAYRRALGRYRRAVKAKNFLLKDARPREAEIRSYESVMIESAAVLRPVRSDLVARLAPEVARYQSSIAGHEEGIEVVYEPAGGMDLGVAIEQAAERERKQRRTLVGPHRDELVLKINGLAADSFASEGQQRTLALALKLAQGQVLADRRGTQPVWLIDDIFGELDVGRRNAVLRALPPNAQKWITTTHLDWLEASPEFQELARFAVKAGTVAAEG, encoded by the coding sequence ATGCTTCGCAGTCTGCGTGTGGTCGATTTCCGCTGCTTCCCGGGCCTTGGCCTCGAAGTGCCGGATTCGGGCGCGGTTTTCACCGGCCGGAACGCGCAGGGCAAGACGTCAGTGCTGGAGGCGGTCTGCCTGCTGGTCCGGCTCCAGTCGCCAAGGACGAGTCGGATGGCAACCCTGGCCCGCGTCGGTGGTGCGGGCGGGTTCGGAGTCGCGGGCGAAGCGTGGGGAGCCGAGCGGCGGGTCGATTGGGCGCCACGGAGGCCGATGGGATATCGTTCGGATGGGGAGGAACGGAGCACCCAGGGGGCTTATCTCGAAGACGGTGGTCTGTTGGTTTGGATGGGGAACGAGGATCTCGATCTGGTGCGGGGCGGTGGTGAGTTGCGGCGCCGCTACCTCGACTTCATCGGGATGCAGGTGGAGCCGGCCTACCGGAGGGCGTTGGGTCGTTACCGGAGGGCCGTGAAGGCGAAGAATTTCCTTCTCAAGGACGCGCGACCGCGGGAGGCGGAGATCCGTTCCTACGAATCGGTGATGATCGAGTCGGCGGCAGTGCTGAGACCGGTTCGCTCGGATTTGGTGGCTCGGCTCGCTCCTGAGGTTGCACGGTATCAGTCGTCGATCGCCGGGCATGAGGAGGGAATCGAAGTGGTCTATGAGCCGGCGGGCGGCATGGATCTCGGCGTTGCCATCGAGCAGGCTGCCGAACGCGAGCGAAAGCAGAGGAGAACGCTGGTGGGACCCCACCGCGATGAATTGGTGCTCAAGATCAACGGTCTCGCCGCGGACAGCTTTGCCAGTGAAGGCCAGCAACGGACGCTCGCGCTGGCATTGAAGCTGGCCCAAGGGCAGGTGCTCGCGGATCGTCGGGGGACGCAGCCGGTTTGGCTGATCGATGACATCTTCGGTGAGCTCGATGTCGGCCGGCGCAATGCGGTGCTGCGGGCCTTGCCGCCAAATGCCCAGAAGTGGATCACGACCACCCACTTGGATTGGCTCGAGGCGTCTCCCGAGTTCCAGGAGCTCGCACGGTTCGCGGTGAAGGCGGGAACGGTCGCGGCGGAAGGGTAG
- a CDS encoding WYL domain-containing protein, with the protein MSDPLVHHGLMILLHPIHNLTRILPSCPKLRGRRSAPETKALPLAPVLPVGPTRDPVVASFQTAIHECRTLAFFYQGGSTPGILRRFLPVSLYRLESGGPVYAVGRCALRNETRTIRLDRVRLG; encoded by the coding sequence ATGTCCGACCCCCTCGTTCACCATGGCTTAATGATCCTGCTTCACCCGATCCACAACCTCACCCGCATCCTTCCCTCCTGCCCCAAGCTCCGCGGTCGGAGATCCGCCCCGGAAACCAAGGCCCTGCCCCTCGCGCCGGTACTTCCGGTCGGTCCGACCCGGGATCCGGTGGTGGCATCTTTCCAAACGGCCATCCACGAATGCCGGACCCTCGCGTTCTTCTACCAAGGCGGGAGCACTCCGGGAATTCTCCGCCGGTTCCTTCCGGTATCACTCTACCGCCTCGAGTCCGGCGGACCGGTGTATGCCGTCGGCCGCTGCGCCTTGCGCAACGAAACCCGCACGATCCGCCTCGACCGAGTGAGACTCGGATAG
- the hisS gene encoding histidine--tRNA ligase yields MAAPRFQALPGFRDFPPRECAVRNYLFETWRSVARTYGFVEYDTPVLEDTALYLKKSGGELSSQLFRFEDQGGRDVCLRPEVTASLARLAAASQREFPKPLKWFEIGQCFRYEKPQKGRGREFYQFNVDILGEAGPRADAELIALSIDTMRAFGFRTGDFVVRVSDRQAWLDFAGRHAIDEERIPDFLQIIDKLEREKPEVTAEKLASFGLETAQITSFIADPKSASLAFETIREDLEARGLAGFVELDLSIVRGLAYYTGVVFEVFDSGKSMRAVAGGGRYDTLVSTIADGNVDLPATGFAMGDYVIRNFIEETTDALMQMEVWLQRQQAGCDVYLVLADDSKRNDALGIMTELREAGISCDMPFGSLKINKQFQRAEQTGARFALVIGSELPELKLKVLASRTEENCHVLGLADWLTDRLQQPDGPLLA; encoded by the coding sequence ATGGCAGCCCCACGTTTTCAAGCACTTCCCGGCTTCCGCGACTTCCCTCCGAGGGAGTGCGCGGTACGGAACTATCTCTTCGAAACATGGCGGTCGGTCGCCCGGACCTACGGCTTCGTCGAGTATGACACTCCGGTGCTCGAGGACACCGCCCTCTACCTGAAGAAGTCCGGTGGCGAACTTTCTTCGCAGCTGTTCCGCTTCGAGGACCAGGGTGGCCGCGACGTCTGCCTGCGCCCGGAGGTCACGGCTTCGCTCGCCCGCCTGGCCGCCGCCTCCCAGCGCGAGTTCCCCAAGCCGCTGAAGTGGTTCGAGATCGGCCAGTGCTTCCGCTATGAGAAGCCGCAAAAGGGACGCGGCCGGGAGTTCTACCAGTTCAATGTCGATATCCTCGGTGAAGCCGGACCACGCGCCGACGCCGAACTGATCGCGCTGTCGATCGACACGATGCGGGCATTCGGTTTCCGCACCGGCGACTTCGTTGTGCGTGTGTCCGACCGCCAGGCCTGGCTCGACTTCGCCGGCCGCCACGCGATCGACGAGGAACGCATCCCCGACTTTCTCCAGATCATCGACAAGCTCGAACGCGAGAAGCCGGAAGTCACCGCCGAAAAGCTCGCCTCGTTCGGACTAGAGACCGCTCAGATCACCTCGTTCATCGCCGATCCGAAGAGCGCATCATTGGCGTTCGAAACGATCCGTGAGGATCTCGAGGCCCGCGGACTCGCCGGGTTCGTCGAACTCGATCTCTCGATCGTCCGCGGACTGGCCTACTACACCGGTGTCGTCTTCGAAGTCTTCGACAGCGGTAAGTCGATGCGCGCCGTCGCCGGCGGCGGCCGCTACGACACGCTGGTGTCCACGATCGCCGACGGCAACGTCGACCTCCCCGCCACCGGCTTCGCGATGGGCGACTACGTGATCCGCAACTTCATCGAGGAAACCACCGACGCGCTGATGCAGATGGAAGTCTGGCTCCAGCGCCAGCAAGCCGGTTGCGACGTCTACCTTGTCCTTGCCGACGACTCGAAGCGCAATGACGCGCTCGGCATCATGACCGAACTCCGCGAGGCAGGCATCTCCTGCGACATGCCTTTCGGCAGCCTGAAGATCAACAAGCAGTTCCAGCGGGCCGAGCAGACCGGCGCCCGCTTCGCGCTGGTGATCGGCAGCGAACTTCCCGAGCTCAAGCTCAAGGTACTGGCCTCCCGCACCGAAGAGAACTGCCATGTGCTCGGTCTCGCCGACTGGCTGACCGACCGCCTCCAGCAACCCGACGGCCCACTGCTCGCCTGA